One genomic segment of Paenibacillus durus includes these proteins:
- the cysK gene encoding cysteine synthase A: MSKVVNNVTELIGGTPLVRLNRIVPEGAAEIYVKLEYQNPGSSVKDRIAISIVEEAEKQGRLKPGDTILEATSGNTGIGLAMVAAAKGYKAIIVMPETMSLERRNLLRAYGAELVLTPGSEGMNGAVKKAEAILAENPSYFVAEQFKNPANVKIHRETTGPEIVEAIDSIGGSLDAFIAGIGTGGTITGAGEVLKEKYPDIKIYAVEPAASPILAGGKPGPHKIQGIGANFIPDILNQNVYDEIIHVENDEAFDTARRVAKEEGILSGISSGAAIFAAIKVAKELGAGKRVVAIVPSNGERYLSTPLYNYEA, from the coding sequence ATGTCTAAAGTGGTCAACAATGTAACCGAACTAATTGGAGGTACCCCGCTTGTACGCCTGAACCGGATCGTGCCGGAAGGTGCTGCGGAAATCTATGTGAAGCTTGAATATCAGAACCCGGGCTCCAGCGTTAAGGACCGGATTGCGATCAGCATTGTGGAAGAAGCTGAGAAGCAAGGCCGCCTGAAACCGGGAGATACGATCCTGGAGGCAACCAGCGGCAATACGGGTATCGGTCTGGCAATGGTAGCGGCGGCTAAAGGATACAAAGCCATTATCGTTATGCCTGAGACGATGAGCTTGGAGCGCCGTAACCTGCTTCGCGCTTATGGTGCGGAATTGGTTCTGACACCGGGATCGGAAGGCATGAACGGCGCGGTCAAGAAGGCCGAAGCTATTCTGGCTGAGAACCCGAGCTACTTTGTTGCCGAGCAGTTCAAGAATCCGGCCAATGTGAAGATTCACCGTGAAACAACGGGACCGGAAATCGTCGAAGCGATCGATTCGATCGGCGGATCGCTGGACGCTTTCATCGCGGGTATTGGCACAGGCGGAACGATTACAGGCGCCGGCGAAGTGCTGAAAGAGAAATATCCGGACATCAAGATTTACGCGGTAGAGCCTGCGGCTTCGCCAATTCTTGCGGGAGGTAAACCGGGACCTCACAAAATTCAAGGTATCGGAGCCAACTTTATCCCTGATATTCTGAATCAAAATGTTTACGATGAAATTATTCATGTTGAAAATGACGAAGCGTTTGATACAGCGCGCCGCGTAGCGAAAGAAGAGGGCATCCTGTCCGGTATTTCTTCGGGAGCCGCGATTTTTGCAGCGATCAAAGTGGCCAAGGAACTGGGCGCCGGCAAACGTGTGGTTGCAATCGTTCCGAGTAACGGCGAACGTTACCTCAGCACACCTCTGTACAACTACGAAGCCTAA
- a CDS encoding type III pantothenate kinase — translation MMLAVDIGNTNIVLGVYRQRELLHHFRLSTARQSTADEYGILIHNLFNMSGLSVKNVEGVIISSVVPPLVHVIVEMCVKYIGKEPLVVGPGIKTGLNLRYENPREVGADRIVNAVAAIERYQCPLVVVDFGTATTFDCIDGNANYLGGAIVPGIGISTEALYERASKLPRIELEKPKKVIGRNTVHAMQAGIIFGYAGQVEGIVRRIKAEMNAPRLKVIATGGLAPLIAGETDCIDEIDSLLTLEGLRIIYDRNQ, via the coding sequence ATGATGCTGGCCGTGGATATCGGCAATACGAATATTGTGCTTGGGGTTTACCGGCAGCGGGAACTCCTGCACCATTTCCGGCTGAGCACGGCGCGGCAATCGACTGCGGATGAGTACGGGATTTTGATTCACAATTTATTTAATATGTCGGGTCTATCCGTTAAAAATGTGGAAGGAGTCATCATTTCTTCCGTCGTACCTCCGCTCGTGCATGTAATCGTGGAAATGTGTGTCAAATATATCGGCAAAGAGCCGCTGGTAGTCGGGCCCGGAATCAAGACCGGGCTAAACTTACGTTACGAGAATCCCCGGGAGGTCGGCGCGGACCGTATTGTGAACGCCGTGGCCGCCATTGAGCGTTATCAATGTCCGCTTGTCGTCGTCGACTTTGGAACCGCCACAACATTTGACTGTATCGACGGAAACGCCAATTATCTTGGAGGCGCCATTGTGCCGGGCATCGGCATTTCCACCGAGGCCTTATATGAGCGAGCGTCCAAGCTGCCGAGAATCGAACTGGAGAAGCCCAAGAAAGTAATCGGCCGAAATACCGTGCATGCGATGCAGGCCGGGATTATTTTTGGCTACGCGGGACAAGTGGAAGGTATTGTAAGGCGCATTAAGGCCGAGATGAACGCTCCCAGACTGAAGGTCATCGCGACGGGAGGATTGGCGCCCCTGATTGCGGGCGAGACGGACTGCATTGATGAAATCGATTCGCTGCTTACGCTGGAGGGGCTGCGCATTATTTATGACCGCAATCAATAA
- the nadC gene encoding carboxylating nicotinate-nucleotide diphosphorylase has translation MMFNGYNEQLVQSIKNWLKEDVGSGDVTTLTTIAPGHQSKGIIHAKEEGVVCGIPVAELVFEVVDPSLSFTLFVKEGERVAKGTVIAEVEGSTHAILTGERLALNLMQRLSGVATRTASFVQALDGLPAKLVDTRKTTPGHRMLEKYAVRIGGGANHRFGLYDAVMIKDNHIKGAGGIQKAVSRARANIPHTMTIEVETESLEQVEEALAAGADIIMLDNMSLELMTEAVRKIKTKAPHVKTEASGNVSLETVRGIAETGVDVISVGRLTYSFSSLDISLDLNEKKEGALS, from the coding sequence ATGATGTTTAACGGATATAACGAACAGCTGGTGCAATCCATCAAGAACTGGCTGAAGGAAGATGTCGGCTCCGGTGATGTGACCACGTTGACGACGATTGCGCCCGGACATCAGTCCAAAGGAATTATTCATGCAAAAGAAGAAGGCGTGGTCTGCGGCATTCCCGTCGCGGAGCTGGTATTCGAGGTCGTCGATCCCAGCCTGTCCTTTACCCTATTCGTGAAGGAAGGCGAGCGTGTGGCCAAGGGAACCGTGATTGCAGAAGTAGAGGGCAGCACCCACGCGATTTTAACAGGCGAGCGGCTTGCTCTGAATCTGATGCAGCGGCTTTCGGGAGTGGCGACGCGGACAGCCTCGTTCGTGCAGGCGCTGGACGGACTGCCGGCGAAGCTGGTAGATACACGCAAGACTACGCCGGGACACCGGATGCTGGAGAAGTACGCGGTTCGAATTGGCGGGGGCGCCAATCACCGGTTCGGCTTATACGATGCCGTTATGATCAAGGATAACCATATAAAAGGCGCAGGGGGCATTCAGAAGGCCGTCAGCAGAGCCCGGGCCAACATTCCGCATACTATGACGATTGAAGTGGAAACGGAAAGCTTGGAACAGGTTGAGGAGGCGCTGGCCGCAGGGGCGGACATTATTATGCTGGATAACATGTCTCTTGAATTAATGACAGAGGCTGTGCGCAAAATTAAGACGAAGGCGCCGCATGTGAAGACGGAGGCTTCGGGAAACGTTTCGCTGGAAACGGTGCGCGGCATCGCAGAAACGGGCGTCGATGTGATCTCCGTCGGACGGCTCACTTACTCCTTTTCCAGTTTGGATATCAGTCTGGATCTGAATGAGAAGAAGGAGGGCGCTTTGTCATGA
- a CDS encoding peptidylprolyl isomerase, whose amino-acid sequence MTRQERALRKSVLVLAGFVLLLSVLLIWEWRRGKETAGNDEDGKRIAKVAGQSVSLRQWRDELQKRYGDEVLLAMLNRIAVETEAKKLGISVPEQEIDRELQTAASGYGSEEQYYLQMETELGMTKEEVREETRYRLMLQAVATTGIVIGEKEIDAYLQQDPSLLRPVKEIELSIIKVISEREAEKVLDRLEDGEDFTDLAEQLSIDEDSRVRGGRVGTVEEDNPYWPQDLLEAAAELDPGAVAGPFQVDGGYAVIRTDKVTVPKMPSEREIREQVRMELALEQAPPLQKVENDLRAKYDAAIDIDKGLQD is encoded by the coding sequence ATGACAAGACAGGAACGCGCTTTGCGCAAATCCGTTCTCGTTCTGGCCGGATTCGTTCTGCTTCTTTCCGTCCTTCTCATATGGGAATGGCGCAGGGGAAAAGAGACCGCTGGGAACGACGAAGACGGAAAAAGAATAGCGAAGGTGGCCGGCCAATCCGTCTCACTGCGGCAGTGGAGAGATGAGCTCCAAAAGAGATATGGCGACGAAGTGCTGCTAGCCATGCTTAACCGGATCGCGGTAGAGACCGAAGCCAAGAAGCTTGGAATCTCCGTCCCGGAGCAGGAGATCGACCGGGAATTGCAAACGGCGGCTTCCGGTTACGGCTCGGAGGAACAGTATTACTTGCAAATGGAAACAGAGCTTGGCATGACCAAGGAGGAAGTCCGGGAAGAAACCAGGTACAGGCTTATGCTCCAAGCGGTGGCAACGACAGGAATTGTAATCGGAGAAAAGGAGATCGATGCGTATTTACAGCAGGATCCGAGCCTCCTTCGCCCGGTTAAGGAGATCGAGCTGTCAATCATTAAGGTAATCTCCGAAAGGGAAGCGGAAAAGGTGCTGGACCGTCTGGAAGACGGTGAGGATTTTACAGATTTGGCAGAGCAGCTTTCGATTGATGAGGATAGCAGGGTACGAGGGGGCCGGGTTGGTACAGTGGAGGAGGATAATCCTTATTGGCCGCAGGATCTGCTGGAGGCAGCGGCGGAGCTGGACCCTGGCGCTGTTGCCGGTCCGTTTCAGGTAGATGGCGGTTATGCCGTGATTCGGACAGACAAAGTAACCGTCCCGAAGATGCCGAGCGAACGGGAAATAAGAGAGCAGGTCCGCATGGAGCTTGCCCTCGAACAGGCTCCTCCGCTGCAGAAGGTCGAGAATGATCTGCGCGCCAAATATGATGCCGCAATAGATATTGACAAGGGACTTCAAGATTGA
- the hslO gene encoding Hsp33 family molecular chaperone HslO, protein MQNKKDKLVRGTALNGRVRTFAVRTTELTAELQRRHDTYPTATAALGRTVTAAAMMGAMLKGKEMINIQIKGGGPIGQIVAEANAEGEVRGYVQNPHVHLPSNSLGKLDVAGAVGTDGFIHVIKDLGLKEPYRGSVPIVSGELGDDFTYYFAVSEQTNSAVGLGVLVEADNSVKVAGGFIIQLLPGLTDEEITEIEQNLSSTPSVTALLDQGMEPEEMLRRILPDTEVLDETEIRFKCHCSREKVEQTLVSLGAYELEQIIEEDGQAEVVCHFCNEAYSFNKAELQEILNQAK, encoded by the coding sequence ATGCAAAATAAAAAAGACAAGTTGGTACGGGGAACGGCACTTAACGGGAGGGTACGGACTTTTGCGGTTCGCACGACGGAGCTTACTGCCGAGCTTCAGCGCAGGCATGATACGTATCCGACGGCTACGGCCGCGCTCGGACGTACGGTTACCGCAGCCGCCATGATGGGCGCCATGCTCAAAGGCAAGGAAATGATCAATATCCAGATCAAAGGCGGCGGTCCGATCGGGCAGATTGTCGCAGAGGCAAATGCCGAGGGAGAGGTCCGCGGCTATGTCCAGAATCCTCATGTCCATCTGCCGAGTAACAGTTTAGGCAAGCTGGACGTGGCAGGGGCAGTCGGAACCGATGGCTTTATCCATGTCATCAAGGATCTCGGTCTGAAGGAGCCTTACCGCGGCAGTGTGCCGATTGTTTCCGGCGAGCTCGGCGACGATTTTACATATTACTTTGCCGTTTCCGAGCAGACGAACTCCGCAGTGGGATTAGGTGTGCTGGTTGAGGCAGATAACAGCGTCAAGGTGGCTGGCGGATTTATTATTCAACTGCTGCCGGGCCTGACCGATGAAGAGATTACGGAAATCGAACAAAACTTAAGCTCGACTCCTTCGGTTACGGCGCTGCTGGATCAGGGTATGGAGCCGGAGGAAATGCTGCGCCGCATTTTACCCGATACGGAAGTGCTGGACGAAACGGAAATTAGATTTAAGTGTCATTGCTCCCGCGAGAAAGTGGAGCAGACTCTGGTCAGCCTCGGCGCGTATGAATTGGAGCAGATAATCGAGGAAGACGGTCAGGCAGAAGTGGTATGCCATTTCTGCAACGAAGCCTATTCTTTTAACAAGGCGGAGCTGCAGGAAATTCTCAATCAAGCGAAATAG